The Setaria viridis chromosome 2, Setaria_viridis_v4.0, whole genome shotgun sequence DNA window TAGAAATGTCCAACTTGAGCAACAAAGATGATTTCTTCTTTCTATGCAAAGTCTTAGCTGCCTGTTCCACAAATTTAAAATTATCGTGCATAGAGCGTTTCTTGATGAATGCGCTCTGGTTAATTGCAATGAGGTGGTCGAGCTGAGGGGCCAGGCGGTTTGCTAGAAGTTTGGCAACCAATTTTGCAAAGCTATGTATTAGGCTGATTGGCCTGTACTCACTTGGCATTGCTGCATCGGGTTTCTTGGGCAATAGAGTAATCAGAGCACCATTCAGGCGATGGAAATGAGCACAGCAGCCCCTGTAAAACGCTCTGAAACCTGCCATGATATCATTCCTGATCACAGGCCACGCTGCTTTGTAGAATTCCGCCGTGAAACCGTCAGGTCCCGGCGACTTTTCTCCCGGCAAGGACTTGATGGTGCTCCATACTTCATCTTCTGAGAACACTGCATCCAGATGTTCCAGGTTGGCGCGCTGGAAATCCAAGGCCGAGAGATCAATAGCTTCTGTCCGAGCAGAAGGTGTTCCCATGATGCTCTTGAAATAGCTGTATAGCACATGCTCTTTCTCCTGCTGTGTGACAGCTATGCCTCCTTCATACTGTAGCTTGGatatcaccttcttcttcattctgTGGCTGGCCTGTAAATGAAATAATCTCGTGTTGGCATCTCCATCTTTCAAGAAGATCATGCGCGAGCGAAGTCTGGCCATCGTGCGTTCAAGGGAGGAGAGCCCCAGTAGCTTGCACTTGAGTGTTCTCCGAAGTTCCAATTCTTCCGCCAGTAGCTGCCTCTGCTCTTGCGCCGTGTCTAGCCAGAGCACTATGGTTCTTGCCACCAGTATCTGTTGCTTGATCTGGCCGATGCTGCGCTGGCTCCAACTCTGGAGTGCTCGAGCCGTGCTCTTGAACATGACATCGAGCCAGTTGAAGGGGTCGGTAATGGACGATGGGCACGTCCAGGAAGTGGACACGACATCCAGGAACCCTGGCAGTTTGAGCCACCACACTTCGAAATGGCCTTGAGCTTTTTAGTACCTCTCGTTTTGCATTTGCCAGATGCTAGTGTGCTAGTTACACAGAATATCACAAAATTATAGTTTGAGTATGTGATAATATCATTACTAATGAATGGAATCTTACACTTTTTATATGCAATTTTGAGATTTACTTTGCTGATGGTAGTAGAGGTATGTAAAGCAAAAGAAAGTTACTTTTAAATTATTAGTTATATGGTTATATTTTATAGGTCAGCGATTTCTGAGTACTAGTCATAGCAGCGCTCACAGGAATATACTGACttgttctttattttattttcaagaATTAATACAGATAGCATAAAGCAGAATCCAGTCCATGAATAGTTAGCGATCTAGCATCTGGAGGTGAAAATCTAGCTTGGTTAGAACTTAGAAGCATAGTTGTGGATAAAATTTGTGGGAATCTAATTTGACAAAACAAGTAGACATGTCTGGCTGCATATATGAACCTTTCAAACTGCATCTTATTGTTTCTGAGATCTGATTGGTGATTTTTCCACATTTGCATTGTAGCACACATCACTTGGATGTTGTTTTAGAGAGCAAACTTGACAATCGAGATATCTTGATTGCTGAAATCGATGCTGACAATGTTCTGTTATTTGAGTAGGATAGGGGTtatacataaaaaaaataagaagagaGAATGTGCCTTGCAGGCTTGTACTTTGGTTGGTTGAGCATTGCTCTTTGTAGTTTGCGCTTTCATTTTCACCTGTGCCTATTGAATTGCTCTCTTTCacctagatgatgatgaagaggtacAAGATAGAAGGACCTCGTGAGGCCGGGTACTCCAAGAATGAGGAGATGGCCAAGAGGAACCCTGCCCTGGCGGCAATCAGTCAGAAGTTCAGGATGATCCACGTGCTGTCGTCACTGGCCAGCCCCATGTCCTTCGGCAGCCTGGCCATCCACTCCTGATACCTCCCCAGCAAGCTCGACCCGTGACTGCCTGACCGAGTGTTAGCTGGTgcctggtgagtggtgacctACGAACTCTGAACTTAGCCTAGGTTTCTGTGGAGAAAAAAGAAGTCATGTCTGTGCAAGAACATTGGTCCTCGGGATGATATGATTAGCCTTTAATAATGTACATAATGCAGGAACTTCGTTTCATTTTGTAATTTGTCTATAGGAAATGTGTCTGGCAAATTCCTAGATTTTACAGCCAAGAAATGCAGCTAAACATGGTCTCTCGGCTCATGGAGCTTGGGTATAAAGAAATGACTAGGATCTTCTGCAACTTTTAGAATGCCTactatctgaaaaaaaaaaattggccaGAGATGACGAGTTTGGTATGCATTCCTGAACACTGGTTTCTCTTGTCTGGTGGTCCAAAACCATATGGCGTTCCTTCATCTAGGCCAAATCTATTATATTCACTTTCTGAAGATAATATCCAGTGAAGCCAAGCCGAAGTCTAGAAAACAAGTCCACATTGCAAACTGAAGAATTTAGCATATGGAACTCCATGCTCTAgtctttcatccttcttcaagCTGAAGTCCTTGATTTTGATCACAAAAC harbors:
- the LOC117843374 gene encoding uncharacterized protein; translation: MGHRPLGRIHRRHHPVQMMMKRYKIEGPREAGYSKNEEMAKRNPALAAISQKFRMIHVLSSLASPMSFGSLAIHS